Within Candidatus Stygibacter australis, the genomic segment TCAATGGTGGTGTTGGGGGTGGCTCGTGGCACTTTGATGGCTGGCAGATTGTTAAGGCCGGGGGATGTCCGACAGTAGAAACTTATGGTGGATTGTTCGCCTATGAACAGATCGGCTGGATGGATGGTTATGAAAACTACCGGAGTGCTATGGAAAACCGTGTAGATGACATCTTTGCTATAAACGTGAGTACAGAGGAAGGACTGGAAGCTCTTAAATACTGGTTTTATGAGCATGGTAATGAAGAGGAAAGCGGAGGACTGGTATGCTTCGCTGCCGGAGTGAGTGGTCTGGAATATTATCCCCTGCCGGAAGAGAGTCCATTTAGCGGAGAAAATATCATCTCGGACTGGATAACTCCGGTTAATCATGCCATGACCTTTGTGGGATATAATGATGAAATTTGCTATGATTATAATGGAGATGGAGAATTTACTAATGATATAGACATTAATGATGATGGTGAAGTGAATATGCGTGACTGGGAGATTGGAGCTATCAAGATGGTGAACAGCTGGGGCATGAACTGGGGGAACGGGGGCTTTTGCTGGGTGATGTACCGTACTTTAGCAGAACCTACAGAAACTGGCGGTATCTGGTCAAATATAGTGCATGGTATTCATGCAAGAGAAGAATATGAGCCGTTATTGACCCTGAAAGCAGAGATCAGTCATAACGTGAGAAATACTTTGCGGATAGGTGCAGGAGTATCCAGTGATCCCACCGCCTGGGAACCGGAAGTAGAAATGCTTTATCCATATTTCAATTTTCAGGGTGGTGCCTGGAATCTGCCGGGAAATACCATACCCGGAGCTCAGCCTTTGGAGATAGGGCTTGATATCACACCGCTACTTAGTGAACTTGAGGAAGGTGGTGAGATGCAGTGGTGGCTGATCGTGGAAAGCGTTGATCCCGATAATGTCGGAGATGGCACCCTGGTCACCTATAGTGTGATCAATGAAACGGGTGACGAACCGGAAGAATTTACGGGTAGTCAAAGCAACTGGGATTTGATCAATAATTGGAATAATTATTTTAATGTAAGCGGTGATATAGATTATGAGGGAGTGGAGATATTAACGGAAGAATTTCCCATGGCGTTTGAAGGAGTGCCTTATGAGTATCAGCTTGAATACAGTGGGGGAGAATCACCCTATCAATGGTCGTTGAGGCTGAATTATGAGGAAGACAGCAGAACCGAATCTTTTCCGGAAGTGGACTGGCAGCCAATAGAAGTTACTGATAATGATGATGGCTGGGCAGATATTGATCTGCCATTTAACTTCTATTTTTATGGCGTGACGCATGGGGCAGTATCCTTTTTGACAGATGGCTCCTTGGTCTTTGATAATAATTTTACTTATATCAGGAATGAAGAAAATATAAAAAATAACAGGTGCATTACAGCTTATGGTGCTGATTTGATGGCATATCCTGAATATGGAGACGGGTTTTATTACTATGTGGAAGATGATCTGGCGATGTTCCGCTGGACAGTATCCAAATTCAATGATCCTGATTTTGATGTGGATTTTGTGATAGCTCTGCGTCAGTGGCAGGATATTGAATTTTATTATAACGAGGAAGCGATAACCAGTTCCGGTGAATGGGTGGCAGGAGTATCGATGGGAGATGAATTGAGCTATGAGATCAGCGAAATTTCCGGCAGTTATGTGATACCTGAGGGAGAAGTAAGGGAATTTGATTTCGTTCCATTTCCTAATTTTGGAGAATGGGAAATCAGCGATACGGGACTATTTACTTGCTGTTTCTGGGGTGTAACTGACTGGGATAATCCCTATCAGATGGATATCGTAGTGCAGGACAATAATAATATTTATGATGAAAAGGTTATCGGTCTGTGGATAGCTACTCTGCCGGTCACAGAAGATGAAATAGTCAGTGGAATTACCCTGAACCAGAATTATCCTAATCCCTTCAAATCAGGTAATTTAAGAGATGGTGGAGCAACAACTATATTCTATCAGGTAGCTGATGAGGGGCTTGCAAAGCTGGAGATATATAATCTTAAGGGTCAGAAAATGATTACTCTTGTTGATGAACATAAATTGGCAGGAGAATATCAGACGAGCTGGAACGGCTTAAACGCTGCTGGAAAGCCGGCAGCAGCAGGGGTATATTTCTATCGTCTGGAAAGTGCTGGGAAAAGTGTAAGCAGAAAGCTGCTGCTGCTGAAATAGTATGAGCCACGGATTACACGGAAAAATGTAATGATTTATCCGTGAGTCGTGAGTCGTGAGTCGTGAGTCGAGGAAAAAAATAGAACACTGATGCCACGGATTACACGGATCAACACGGATAATGTAAGGATTTTCACCACAGAGGTCACAGAGAGAAATATCTGGTGATTAGTGAACAGTGAACAGTGATCGGGTTGCTTGGCTTTTTCCATTCACTAATCACTGATCACCGGTCACTGCTAAATGTAATGTAAGATTTTTTTAGCCGCGAACAAACCGAACTAACGCGAACAAAATGTAATGTGAAAAATTACGTATATGGGTTTTGATTTAATGCTTAACAGGTAAGTAACTATTGTATTAATAGAAGGTCGTAAGTGAGTTAAATTTCTTTCAAGCCACAGGGAAGCCACAGGGAAGCCACAGGGAAGCCACAGGGAGGGTACAGGGGGTTCTCTGTTGCTGAAAAAAAAGTAGGTATCTTATTTATTTTCAATATATAAAAGACTATTTTGTCAGAATAACTGCATTTTTCACATAAAATGCAGTTATGATATTTAAAAAGATTTATTTCAAGACGAACGGAGAATATATATTATTTTGATGAATTCAGTACTTCCTGATGTGAAATTAAATAATCTGGCATGTCCCTGTTTTTATCAATTATAATAGGTCTAAATGACTGGAGCTAATGGAGATAATATATGTAGAAAAGGGTCAACCATTCAGGAGGTCTCCGACCATCCTGAAGGTTTCAGATGGGAGGTCTTGAACAAAGCTAAGTTACCTCCTGGATGGTCGTGCACCTCCCGGATGGTGACGACAAATGCATCACAAAATTATCAAAGACAAATTATAAATTAATTCCGAGGGGATGCCAGGTTTCAATAGATAATCATCCAGAAAAGTAGGAATTGCAGTGCTATCGGTACTCCGGGTAAGAGTCCTGGATGGCAGGTTAAGGGGTTAAGATTCTTGAACTTGTATCCTCTGATCGACCATTGCGGAGGTGCAAGCACCATTCGCAAGGTCTTGAATGGGGGAGAATTTATCAGTCTCATTATTCTTTATAATGTAAGAGACAAATTAATGCTTGACCTTGAATAATAAATATCATCTTTTGAAACATATTTATCTGAGTATGAGAAAAAGGGAGAAACTTGAATGTTAAAACTAATTAATATTGCACTAATATTGTTTTTAGATACAATACTTATGGGTTTTACTTAACCGGAAATAGAGCGGTAGTGCTAGAAAAGAGGAAGAATTTATCAACCGCTAAAGGCGCGAAATAACGCGAAAGGAAGAGAAGATGAATTATTTTTTTTTAAATAGAGCAGGTAATTGCTTTTTTCTTTCTTACATTCTTTCGCGTACTTTAGCGGTTTTCGCGGTTGATAGTTTTTGATTTGCATGGTAAGATACTATTTGAAGTGATGGAAATACATGAAGACATGGGAAAACTGAAATAGTAAAAATATAAAAATACCAAGGGATTAGGAGGTAAAGATGAAGAAGTTATTATTAGTGTTGGTTGTTGCTTTATTAATGATGTTTGGATGTTCAGATGATTCTACGAGTCCGGAGAATGAAGCTCCAGGGATTCCGTCAAATCCTGCTCCGTCAAATGGTTCTTCTAATATTTCGGTAAATAGCAATCTATCCTGGTCGTGCAGTGATCCTGATGGAGATGCACTAACTTATGATGTTTATTTCGGGACTAATCCTACTCCGGACAGTGGTGAATTATTGTCAAATAACCAGAGTGGGACAAATTATAATCCGCAGACATTAGAATATGAGACAGTATATTATTGGAAAATAATAGCAAGTGATGGAGAATTTGAGACAGCAAGTTCAATTTGGGATTATACCACAGAGTCAGGTGGTAGTGTGAATCATCCACCGGCAGAGCCATACGCTCCAACACCAATAGATAATGCTGATGATGTATCAATAAGCACGAGTATCTCCTGGTCGTGCAGTGATCCAGATGGAGATGCACTTACTTATGATGTGTATTTCGGGACTGATCCTACACTGGACAGTGGGGAATTGATGTCATCAAATCAAAGTGGGACAAATTATAATCCTGCAACATTGGAATATGAGACAGTATATTATTGGAAGATAGTAGCTTCAGATGGAGAATTGGAGACAGCAAGTCCAATTTGGGATTATACAACAGAGTCAGGTGGTAGTGTGAATCATCCACCGGCAGAGCCATACAATCCAACCCCAATAGATAATGCTGATGATGTATCAATAAGCACGAGTATCTCCTGGTCAGGTAGCGATCCTGATGGTGATGCACTGACTTATGATGTTTATTTTGGGACTGATCCTACGCCTGATAACGGCGAATTAGTGTCAAATAATCAGAGTGGGACAAATTATAATCCGCAGACATTGGAATATGAGACAATATATTATTGGAAGATAGTAGCATCAGATGGTGAATATGAGACAGAAGGGGATGTTTGGAATTTCACAACCTTAGAAGAGGCTTCTTATGGGGACTTGATTTTTGTAGAAGGCGGCAGTTTTGAGATGGGTGACCATTTTAATGAAGGAAGTACAAATGAGTTACCGCTTCATGATGTTACGCTAAACAGTTTTTATATTGGGCAGTATGAAGTAACGCAGGGAGAATATGAAGCAGTAATGGGGAGTAATCCGGCTCATAATTATGGAGTTGGAGATGATTACCCAGTCTATTCCGTAAGCTGGTATAATGCGGTGGAATATTGCAATGCATTGAGTATTCAAGTAGAACTAACACCGTGTTATAATCTTTCTGATTGGAGCTGTGATTTCAGTGCAAATGGTTACAGATTGCCTACAGAAGCGGAATGGGAATATTCCTCACGTGGCGGAGTGAACTGGACAGATAATTATAGATACAGCGGGACAACAGACAATTTAGGAGATTATGCCTGGTATTCTTCAAATTCCAGTAGCCAGACCCATGAAGTTGGGAGCAAGCTTCCTAATCAGCTTGATATTTATGATATGAGTGGAAATGTTTATGAATGGTGTAATGACAGGTATTCGAGTAATTATTATAGTTCCAGCCCAGTAGATAATCCGACTGGACCTGATAGCGGGTCTTCCCGTGTGGTACGCGGTGGCGTCTGGTTCGGCAATGCCACTATCTGCCGTGTAGCTGATCGTGGCGATTGCTACCCTGTCGTCAGTAACTACTACATAGGCTTCCGCATTCTCAGGGCATGTCCGTATTAATTAGCTTTTAGTATTTTTACTTTTTTACCTTTTTTCTTCAAAATGGTAATTATAGAGTACTAAACAAAGTCTCAGTTGCTGCCTTCAATAAATACAAAAGCGTAGCGAAAGGATTTATTGAAGGCAGCAACTGTGACGACTGAAAAGGTTGCGATGTTATAATAATAGGGATGGTTTTCTTTGGTTCTTTCTTTATTAAAGAAAGAACTCGTTAGCGGCTACGCCGAAATTAAAATGTAAAATGTAAAATTATGGGGAAAATTGAAGAGTATAATTTTAAAGGATGGCAATGTTTAGAATAATCACGCTGCCTTTTTCATCGAAAGAGGCGGGTTTTTCAGTCAAAGAATTAAATGATTTCGTAAGAAATAAGACAGGTGTAAAATATCAGGCAGAATTACTAAAAAGGGGAACGCATTATTTTTGGAGTGTGTTTATATTTTATGAGGAAGAACTAACAGATAAACCAGACTTGAGTTTTAAATATGACTATGAGCAATTAATGTATGCAGAATTAAAGAAATGGCGAAATGCCAGGGCAGAAAAAGAAGGGATACCACCTTATATTATTTTTACCAACAACCAGTTGAGAGCGATAATTATAGCGAAATGTAAAACCAAAGAGTCTTTAAGAAACATAGAAGGCATTGGAGAGATAAAAAGCAAGAATTATGGAGAAGAAACAATTGATATTGTTAAGAGTTTTTTAGTTGAACAAGATAAAAATACAGAAGGAACTAAATGAACGAGAATTATCCGGTATTCACGAAATGGATGCTGATCTTAGAGCTGATCATGGATAGAGCGGAAGGTATTCCCAAATCAGTACGTTATTCATTAACGAGCAGGATTTTGAATTATGCCAATGACATCCTGGAATTGGTAATAGAAGCTATATATTCCAAAGAGAAAGCAGAAAAGATAGATAGAATGAATCTTTTACTGGAGAAA encodes:
- a CDS encoding T9SS type A sorting domain-containing protein, yielding MNRTLLVIFVLVFTFNLLISGVEPGDFIPGLRELTDADWEFLNGLDRLELSEINTNRELPLSVDNSEHEWLRPVFGQNGGSCGQASAIGYCFTYEIDRLRGLAADVESAQYPDHYTWNFLNGGVGGGSWHFDGWQIVKAGGCPTVETYGGLFAYEQIGWMDGYENYRSAMENRVDDIFAINVSTEEGLEALKYWFYEHGNEEESGGLVCFAAGVSGLEYYPLPEESPFSGENIISDWITPVNHAMTFVGYNDEICYDYNGDGEFTNDIDINDDGEVNMRDWEIGAIKMVNSWGMNWGNGGFCWVMYRTLAEPTETGGIWSNIVHGIHAREEYEPLLTLKAEISHNVRNTLRIGAGVSSDPTAWEPEVEMLYPYFNFQGGAWNLPGNTIPGAQPLEIGLDITPLLSELEEGGEMQWWLIVESVDPDNVGDGTLVTYSVINETGDEPEEFTGSQSNWDLINNWNNYFNVSGDIDYEGVEILTEEFPMAFEGVPYEYQLEYSGGESPYQWSLRLNYEEDSRTESFPEVDWQPIEVTDNDDGWADIDLPFNFYFYGVTHGAVSFLTDGSLVFDNNFTYIRNEENIKNNRCITAYGADLMAYPEYGDGFYYYVEDDLAMFRWTVSKFNDPDFDVDFVIALRQWQDIEFYYNEEAITSSGEWVAGVSMGDELSYEISEISGSYVIPEGEVREFDFVPFPNFGEWEISDTGLFTCCFWGVTDWDNPYQMDIVVQDNNNIYDEKVIGLWIATLPVTEDEIVSGITLNQNYPNPFKSGNLRDGGATTIFYQVADEGLAKLEIYNLKGQKMITLVDEHKLAGEYQTSWNGLNAAGKPAAAGVYFYRLESAGKSVSRKLLLLK
- a CDS encoding SUMF1/EgtB/PvdO family nonheme iron enzyme; this encodes MKKLLLVLVVALLMMFGCSDDSTSPENEAPGIPSNPAPSNGSSNISVNSNLSWSCSDPDGDALTYDVYFGTNPTPDSGELLSNNQSGTNYNPQTLEYETVYYWKIIASDGEFETASSIWDYTTESGGSVNHPPAEPYAPTPIDNADDVSISTSISWSCSDPDGDALTYDVYFGTDPTLDSGELMSSNQSGTNYNPATLEYETVYYWKIVASDGELETASPIWDYTTESGGSVNHPPAEPYNPTPIDNADDVSISTSISWSGSDPDGDALTYDVYFGTDPTPDNGELVSNNQSGTNYNPQTLEYETIYYWKIVASDGEYETEGDVWNFTTLEEASYGDLIFVEGGSFEMGDHFNEGSTNELPLHDVTLNSFYIGQYEVTQGEYEAVMGSNPAHNYGVGDDYPVYSVSWYNAVEYCNALSIQVELTPCYNLSDWSCDFSANGYRLPTEAEWEYSSRGGVNWTDNYRYSGTTDNLGDYAWYSSNSSSQTHEVGSKLPNQLDIYDMSGNVYEWCNDRYSSNYYSSSPVDNPTGPDSGSSRVVRGGVWFGNATICRVADRGDCYPVVSNYYIGFRILRACPY
- a CDS encoding HRDC domain-containing protein; amino-acid sequence: MFRIITLPFSSKEAGFSVKELNDFVRNKTGVKYQAELLKRGTHYFWSVFIFYEEELTDKPDLSFKYDYEQLMYAELKKWRNARAEKEGIPPYIIFTNNQLRAIIIAKCKTKESLRNIEGIGEIKSKNYGEETIDIVKSFLVEQDKNTEGTK
- the avd gene encoding diversity-generating retroelement protein Avd, which gives rise to MNENYPVFTKWMLILELIMDRAEGIPKSVRYSLTSRILNYANDILELVIEAIYSKEKAEKIDRMNLLLEKLRVYVRICEKRNYISHKQYYRLSVEFNEFGKMIGGWKKGDHNQQAELKG